From the Excalfactoria chinensis isolate bCotChi1 chromosome 1, bCotChi1.hap2, whole genome shotgun sequence genome, one window contains:
- the TEF gene encoding thyrotroph embryonic factor isoform X1, whose translation MPGRAAHQEAAAAGGAAAEPAAAGGSAGAVAQQQPEQQGLAGAFPLVLKKLMENPPRDARLDKEKKIKLEEDEAAAASTMAVSASLMPPIWDKTIPYDGESFHLEYMDLDEFLLENGIPSSPTHLDLNQNPLMPVAKLEEKEPASASTGSPVSSSSTAVYQQSEAASSTESPPQNERNTPSPIDPDCVEVEVNFNPDPADLVLSSVPGGELFNPRKHKFTEEDLKPQPMIKKAKKVFVPDEQKDEKYWTRRKKNNVAAKRSRDARRLKENQITIRAAFLEKENTALRTEVAELRKEVGRCKNIVSKYETRYGPFDLSDSE comes from the exons ATGCCCGGCCGCGCCGCGCAccaggaggcggcggcggcgggaggagcGGCAGCGGAGCCCGCGGCAGCCGGGGGGAGCGCGGGGGCCGTCGCGCAGCAGCAGCCGGAGCAGCAGGGCCTGGCGGGGGCCTTCCcgctggtgctgaagaagctgatGGAGAACCCCCCGCGGGACGCGCGCCTGG ATAAAGAGAAGAAGATAAAGCTCGAGGAAGatgaggcagcagctgccagcactaTGGCAGTCTCAGCTTCCCTCATGCCACCTATTTGGGACAAAACTATTCCTTACGACGGAGAGTCTTTCCACCTGGAGTACATGGATCTGGATGAATTTCTCCTAGAGAATGGAATTCCTTCCAGCCCTACTCACCTGGATTTGAACCAGAATCCACTCATGCCTGTGGCtaagctggaagaaaaggagccAGCCAGTGCTTCCACTGGTTCTCCTGTGTCTTCGTCATCTACTGCCGTCTACCAGCAATCTGAAGCAGCGTCCAGCACAG AATCCCCACCGCAAAATGAGAGAAATACACCCAGCCCCATTGATCCTGACTGTGTAGAAGTTGAGGTGAATTTTAACCCTGACCCTGCTGATTTAGTGCTGTCCAGTGTGCCTGGCGGTGAGCTTTTCAATCCTCGCAAGCACAAGTTTACTGAAGAGGACCTGAAACCACAACCAAtgattaaaaaagcaaagaaggtTTTTGTCCCAGATGAGCAAAAG GATGAAAAGTACTGGACAAGGCGAAAGAAGAACAATGTGGCAGCAAAGCGTTCCCGCGATGCTCGACGATTAAAGGAGAATCAGATCACAATTCGGGCAGCCTTCCTTGAGAAAGAGAATACGGCCCTGAGGACGGAGGTTGCAGAGCTGCGCAAGGAAGTGGGGCGATGCAAGAACATTGTTTCTAAATACGAGACCAGATACGGACCCTT tGACTTATCTGATTCCGAGTGA
- the TEF gene encoding thyrotroph embryonic factor isoform X3 gives MSVCNSPGGPAALDFPEVLKSLLEYSLPWTNKMTDKEKKIKLEEDEAAAASTMAVSASLMPPIWDKTIPYDGESFHLEYMDLDEFLLENGIPSSPTHLDLNQNPLMPVAKLEEKEPASASTGSPVSSSSTAVYQQSEAASSTESPPQNERNTPSPIDPDCVEVEVNFNPDPADLVLSSVPGGELFNPRKHKFTEEDLKPQPMIKKAKKVFVPDEQKDEKYWTRRKKNNVAAKRSRDARRLKENQITIRAAFLEKENTALRTEVAELRKEVGRCKNIVSKYETRYGPFDLSDSE, from the exons ATGTCAGTCTGCAACAGCCCTGGGGGCCCCGCTGCCCTGGACTTTCCCGAAGTCTTGAAGTCCCTGCTGGAGTACTCCTTACCCTGGACCAACAAAATGACAG ATAAAGAGAAGAAGATAAAGCTCGAGGAAGatgaggcagcagctgccagcactaTGGCAGTCTCAGCTTCCCTCATGCCACCTATTTGGGACAAAACTATTCCTTACGACGGAGAGTCTTTCCACCTGGAGTACATGGATCTGGATGAATTTCTCCTAGAGAATGGAATTCCTTCCAGCCCTACTCACCTGGATTTGAACCAGAATCCACTCATGCCTGTGGCtaagctggaagaaaaggagccAGCCAGTGCTTCCACTGGTTCTCCTGTGTCTTCGTCATCTACTGCCGTCTACCAGCAATCTGAAGCAGCGTCCAGCACAG AATCCCCACCGCAAAATGAGAGAAATACACCCAGCCCCATTGATCCTGACTGTGTAGAAGTTGAGGTGAATTTTAACCCTGACCCTGCTGATTTAGTGCTGTCCAGTGTGCCTGGCGGTGAGCTTTTCAATCCTCGCAAGCACAAGTTTACTGAAGAGGACCTGAAACCACAACCAAtgattaaaaaagcaaagaaggtTTTTGTCCCAGATGAGCAAAAG GATGAAAAGTACTGGACAAGGCGAAAGAAGAACAATGTGGCAGCAAAGCGTTCCCGCGATGCTCGACGATTAAAGGAGAATCAGATCACAATTCGGGCAGCCTTCCTTGAGAAAGAGAATACGGCCCTGAGGACGGAGGTTGCAGAGCTGCGCAAGGAAGTGGGGCGATGCAAGAACATTGTTTCTAAATACGAGACCAGATACGGACCCTT tGACTTATCTGATTCCGAGTGA
- the TEF gene encoding thyrotroph embryonic factor isoform X4: MSVCNSPGGPAALDFPEVLKSLLEYSLPWTNKMTDKEKKIKLEEDEAAAASTMAVSASLMPPIWDKTIPYDGESFHLEYMDLDEFLLENGIPSSPTHLDLNQNPLMPVAKLEEKEPASASTGSPVSSSSTAVYQQSEAASSTESPPQNERNTPSPIDPDCVEVEVNFNPDPADLVLSSVPGGELFNPRKHKFTEEDLKPQPMIKKAKKVFVPDEQKDEKYWTRRKKNNVAAKRSRDARRLKENQITIRAAFLEKENTALRTEVAELRKEVGRCKNIVSKYETRYGPL, from the exons ATGTCAGTCTGCAACAGCCCTGGGGGCCCCGCTGCCCTGGACTTTCCCGAAGTCTTGAAGTCCCTGCTGGAGTACTCCTTACCCTGGACCAACAAAATGACAG ATAAAGAGAAGAAGATAAAGCTCGAGGAAGatgaggcagcagctgccagcactaTGGCAGTCTCAGCTTCCCTCATGCCACCTATTTGGGACAAAACTATTCCTTACGACGGAGAGTCTTTCCACCTGGAGTACATGGATCTGGATGAATTTCTCCTAGAGAATGGAATTCCTTCCAGCCCTACTCACCTGGATTTGAACCAGAATCCACTCATGCCTGTGGCtaagctggaagaaaaggagccAGCCAGTGCTTCCACTGGTTCTCCTGTGTCTTCGTCATCTACTGCCGTCTACCAGCAATCTGAAGCAGCGTCCAGCACAG AATCCCCACCGCAAAATGAGAGAAATACACCCAGCCCCATTGATCCTGACTGTGTAGAAGTTGAGGTGAATTTTAACCCTGACCCTGCTGATTTAGTGCTGTCCAGTGTGCCTGGCGGTGAGCTTTTCAATCCTCGCAAGCACAAGTTTACTGAAGAGGACCTGAAACCACAACCAAtgattaaaaaagcaaagaaggtTTTTGTCCCAGATGAGCAAAAG GATGAAAAGTACTGGACAAGGCGAAAGAAGAACAATGTGGCAGCAAAGCGTTCCCGCGATGCTCGACGATTAAAGGAGAATCAGATCACAATTCGGGCAGCCTTCCTTGAGAAAGAGAATACGGCCCTGAGGACGGAGGTTGCAGAGCTGCGCAAGGAAGTGGGGCGATGCAAGAACATTGTTTCTAAATACGAGACCAGATACGGACCCTTGTAA
- the TEF gene encoding thyrotroph embryonic factor isoform X2, with protein sequence MPGRAAHQEAAAAGGAAAEPAAAGGSAGAVAQQQPEQQGLAGAFPLVLKKLMENPPRDARLDKEKKIKLEEDEAAAASTMAVSASLMPPIWDKTIPYDGESFHLEYMDLDEFLLENGIPSSPTHLDLNQNPLMPVAKLEEKEPASASTGSPVSSSSTAVYQQSEAASSTESPPQNERNTPSPIDPDCVEVEVNFNPDPADLVLSSVPGGELFNPRKHKFTEEDLKPQPMIKKAKKVFVPDEQKDEKYWTRRKKNNVAAKRSRDARRLKENQITIRAAFLEKENTALRTEVAELRKEVGRCKNIVSKYETRYGPL encoded by the exons ATGCCCGGCCGCGCCGCGCAccaggaggcggcggcggcgggaggagcGGCAGCGGAGCCCGCGGCAGCCGGGGGGAGCGCGGGGGCCGTCGCGCAGCAGCAGCCGGAGCAGCAGGGCCTGGCGGGGGCCTTCCcgctggtgctgaagaagctgatGGAGAACCCCCCGCGGGACGCGCGCCTGG ATAAAGAGAAGAAGATAAAGCTCGAGGAAGatgaggcagcagctgccagcactaTGGCAGTCTCAGCTTCCCTCATGCCACCTATTTGGGACAAAACTATTCCTTACGACGGAGAGTCTTTCCACCTGGAGTACATGGATCTGGATGAATTTCTCCTAGAGAATGGAATTCCTTCCAGCCCTACTCACCTGGATTTGAACCAGAATCCACTCATGCCTGTGGCtaagctggaagaaaaggagccAGCCAGTGCTTCCACTGGTTCTCCTGTGTCTTCGTCATCTACTGCCGTCTACCAGCAATCTGAAGCAGCGTCCAGCACAG AATCCCCACCGCAAAATGAGAGAAATACACCCAGCCCCATTGATCCTGACTGTGTAGAAGTTGAGGTGAATTTTAACCCTGACCCTGCTGATTTAGTGCTGTCCAGTGTGCCTGGCGGTGAGCTTTTCAATCCTCGCAAGCACAAGTTTACTGAAGAGGACCTGAAACCACAACCAAtgattaaaaaagcaaagaaggtTTTTGTCCCAGATGAGCAAAAG GATGAAAAGTACTGGACAAGGCGAAAGAAGAACAATGTGGCAGCAAAGCGTTCCCGCGATGCTCGACGATTAAAGGAGAATCAGATCACAATTCGGGCAGCCTTCCTTGAGAAAGAGAATACGGCCCTGAGGACGGAGGTTGCAGAGCTGCGCAAGGAAGTGGGGCGATGCAAGAACATTGTTTCTAAATACGAGACCAGATACGGACCCTTGTAA